A segment of the Thermothielavioides terrestris NRRL 8126 chromosome 3, complete sequence genome:
CGCTATCAACCAAGCATCAACTGCTGTGCCTGACCACCCGCCGTGCCACGACCTGACAGACAAAACAACGTTGGCGGTGTCCCGATTCCGCGCAGGCTTTGTGTCAAAATCAAATCCAGCCGCCGCGAGCCGCGAGCCGCCGATCTACCTCCCTGAACCGAGGAGTCATTCCGTATCCTTTTTAGCCCGAGTCCCTCCGTGCTCCGTGCTCCGCTTTCCCTAGCCGCCACTCGAGGTCTCGACGTCCCCCCTCACCCCACTCCGTGCCGATTTCCCCGATCAGCCTACCCGGAGACCCCGACTCCCCCGGAAATCACTGACCCCCAACTCCCTGGCCCCCGGGCCGGCCCATCTCTGCTTGGCTGCTTGCGCGCGCTGAGCACAGCTGCCCGCCATGTACCAGAACGGGCAGCGGGATGCGACCCGGCCCTTCcaggtgccgccgcccccgccgcccatgtcgccgccgccttccgTCGCCATGGGCAGTCTGATGGCCatccctccgcctccgccgagGTAcccgaccgcgccggccgccgccaatgTCCTGCTCCCTCCACctcccggcccgccgccgaacccCCCCTTCGGTTCCGCCGCCATGGGCCCGCCCAGCGCCCTGGGCAGCGCCCCCTGGCAGGGTTCCTGGGGCAGAGCCTATGACGGCCGGACGACCTTCAACatccccccgcccccgccgggcggcgccggcgccccggTGTTGCAGGCCTACAACCCCAAGCTCCACGCCCAggctctcgccgccgccaatgctgctgctgcctccaatgctgctgctgccgcttcCGGTCCGACCACGCTCCCCGtcgctccgccgccgcccccaaGTGAACAGATGAGCGCCACCTACATCCCCCACGGCGATACCTATGGAGAGGGCGTCGGCATCCCGGGCCTGGGTTTCGCTGACGATGTCGGCTACGCCTGGAGCGCCGGCGACTCCGCCGCTGCTACCCCACAGGACGACACGTCGGGCCGTGACAGGCTCTACGCTGGCGCCATGGGCCAGCGGGGCCAGTCTACTGCGACCAACGCGAGCACCGTTTCCTCTTCATCGCTCCCGCCCGGGCTCGCTGCCCAGTGGACGCTGGACAAGGTGCTGGCCTGGCTCCAAGCCAACAACTTCTCCCGGGAGTGGCAGGATGCCTTCAGGGCTCTCAATCTCTGCGGCGCGCCCTTCCTCGAGCTCGGAAGCAgccatggcggccgcgggAACTTCGGCATGATGCATCAGCAGGTGTATCCGCAGGTCCACCGGGAGTGCGAGAAGAGCGGCACGCCGTTTGACCTTCCCAAGGAGCGGGAGGAAGGGAAGAGGATGCGCCGGCTGATCCGAAGCATCGTGACGGGGAAGCCGGTCGATCCATCCAAGGTCGCGCCTAGCCATGCCCGCAAGGAATCCGCCACCGTTGCCCCCCCGCCCAGCGCTGCCACCGAGTCGGCGGCCGAGTCTCCCAACACGCCAATCAAGGCCCCAGGCCCTGGCTTTGGCGGAAGGCGGTTTTCCCAGTCGCGCGCAACCACGGCGCCAACGCTGAATGGCAGCACAACGAACACCATGAGCTCCGAAGCGAACCACAGGAACCTGATGAAGAACATTGATACCGAGATTACCCGCCGCCACagccccagcgccagcgtcaGCGTCAGCGACTCGGGCGAGGCAGGCTCGTTCCGCGGCTCGACCCCGCGCGGAAGGGACAGCCCAAGTGGAAGCCCCGTCCCGCCGTCCGCCCTCTTTACCCCTTCGTCCACAGCAGGCAacgcgtcggcgtcgccgcacACAACAAGGTTCGGCCATCGTTCTCGCAACAGCACCGACTCGACATCCTCCAACGCGGCTATATACGGCTCCGGCGTCCCCCCCGATGCGGCCGCCATCTTGAAGAGCGGCATGAACATCGCCGACGCGGTGAATGCGGCGACCCGCGCCTCCGAGGCGAGCGGTCGTCGCTACGGTCAggacggcggccggcccTCGCCCCAGGACACGGGCGACAGAAGCGCAGGCACCGACCCACCGGGCAGCGCGAAGACCTCGACCTCCTTCCTCTCGTTTCTCCGGGGAAAGAAGAAAAACGAGGACCAGGATTCGCCGACGAGCCCGGGCCTTCTCGTCAAGATGCACCTGCCGGGAAGTCGCCACGCGAACGAGAGCGAAGCCTCGCTCGACCGGCCGGCTTCCAAacgcgccggcagcggccgcgtCTTCATCCTTGCCACTGCTGATGGCTGGAACTACCGCATGGTGGACGTCACAGATGTCGGGTCGTCGACGGAACTGCGACAGCTCGTCTGCATCAACCTCGGCCTTCCTGATCCGGAGAGCGCCCAGCTGTACTTGACCGAGCTGGGCAAATTCGAGCACGACGAGGAGCCGCTCGACGATTCGAAACTGATGATAGCCAAGAACCATATGGGGGACGCGGTCGGATCCCTAAAGCTGTTTGTCCGCCCGATTGGGTCGCCGCAGCTGCGCCCGCCAGGAGCGCAAACGTCATCGTCCGGCCATCTGTCTGTGCCcatggacgaggaggcctATGCCAAACTCCACGGGCGGCAACGGTCCAGCTCATCGCCACCCACGTCTCGACTAAACACGCTCACGACCACCGACAAGGAGCGGGACGAGAAAATGTTGACCGCAGAAGCCATCCAGTACAGAACCGAACAGCTCCGGAAGCAGCAGGAGTACCTGGCGAAGCGCAAGCAGGCAgccgaggccaaggagggTAGTCCTTCTGCCGACGTCACTCCGTTTGGCATCGTGGGCAGGAATGTGGACTTTGACCAGCCCAGGCTCTCGCCGTACGAGGACAGGAAGCTCGACAACCTCCTCCCGCTGCGCAaggcgcccgcgccgcccggcgaCCCTTCTGCCACGCTGCTCAAGGCGAACTCGCTGAGCAAGAAGCACGCCGCCCGCTTGTCGCAGGGGTCGCAGGGGAGCGCAGACGGCGGCCGTCAGAAGCGCACGTCGTCTGATATGCGTGAAGATGCCGCACTCGAGAAGCAGAGGAGACGGGGAGGGCCAGTCATGCCCTCGCCAGAGGGCGGCAGCATCCATGGGCTGCTGGTGGGCATGGCCGGCATGGCGGGCGGCATGGCGGGAATCGGGCACCCCGCTGTGGGTGGTCACAGGGGACTCTCCCCTCATCGGGTCTCATCCATGCCAGTGACCGATCACGAAGTCAATGACAGAGGTAAGGGTGCCATGTCGACCGTCGACTTCGGGCAGCGGGCACGCTCCGGTTCCGGCTCGGGCGGGACCAGCCCGCGGATAGGGCCGGTCCCGGGGTCGCCGGGCTCCACCACCTGGAGCTCCAAGAACGTGCCGTTCCTCGTCCCGGACTACTCGCCGGGCGGGACGCAGGGCCGTGGCGATCGCGGCTCCGCCGGAGCTGGGCCCAGCCCCGACCAATCCCACCTAGGAACAGATGCTAAAATTActcgagcagcgcgcgctCCGTCGCCGGGAGACGTCAGTCCCAGCTCCCGTCGGCCGAGCCACACgttcccgccgccggccagcagcgccagcaagCGCAAGTCGCACGGCCCCGACACCGACTTCCAGGACAACGACGTCAGGTTCTCGCAAGCCTCAACCCTCGCCGGTAACGCAAAgaccgccgctggcgccaccgccgacgacgactcgGACGATGACTCGGACGACGGCCTGTTCGCGGTTCCCCTTTCGGTCCGCAACGCCTCTGCTGCCAAGAAGGCGGCGTCGGGGCCGGCAGACGGGGGCGAGTTCGAAGGCACCGGCAAGCGTCCGAGTCTGCGGGTCAACACGGAGCGCTCCGGGAAGACCCGCTCGGTCGCTTTCAAATCACCGCACTCGAGCGCTGACGGCAAGACGCCGGCcggggaggacggcgagggcgcgaCGGGTGGCCCCTCGTCGCAGCGGCGCACGCCCGGGACCCCCGGTTCCGAGGGTTGGGAGTCGGAAGACCGCGACAGCAGACTTAGCAGGCGCAAATCGTTTATCGAGAAAGACGTCTGGGCCAACCGCCCGCCTCCCGACACACTCATCAACAACCTCGAGGACTTCTTCCCTAACGTGGACGTCGACCAACCCGTGCTCGAGGAAGGAGAGGATGGACCGCCTTCGCCCATTGCCGAGGGAGACGAGAGCCAGGCGGACCAGAACCCGGCCCAGGCGgctgcagctgcggctgctctgccgcccatgccgccgcTTCCCGCCGGCCTGTCCTCCTCCGGCAACGCGAGAAGTTCTTCCATCTACAACGAGAGCGATACGCTGGGCTCCGACGAATCGACGCTCAAGGCGCTCGACTCGCGCCCCGTATCGATGCAGACGCTAGCGCAGCGCAGCGTGCGCCGCTCCGGGGGGCTCGGGCGCATGAAGTCGATCCGCGAAGTTGCGCGGGGCGCGCACGAAGCAAGCAAGCGGTACACGCGGACGTCGGGCCAGCTGCAGGCGCagacggcgggcgcgggcggggccGCCGATAAGAACACCAACCTGATGCGGCGCAAGAGCACCAAGATGTTCAACGCCAACATCGTGCAGATCCAGCCGCAGCGCGGCTCGCTCAACCTGGGAatgggcgcgggcgcgatGCAGCAGGACGACGGCCTAAACCGGcgcgacaacaacaacaatgTGCCGAAGCGACAGACGACGTTCCGCTGGTTCAAGGGCCAGCTGATCGGCAAGGGCACGTTCGGGCGGGTGTACCTGGGCATGAACGCCACGACGGGCGAGTTCTTGGCGGTCAAGGAGGTTGAGGTCAACCCcaaggcggcgcagggcgacaagaagaagatgcaggagctggtggcggcgctggaccAGGAGATCGACACGATGCAGCACCTGGACCACGTCAACATCGTGCAGTACCTCGGGTGCGAGCGCAAGGAGACGAGCATCTCCATCTTCCTCGAGTACATCTCGGGCGGGTCGATCGGGTCGTGCCTGCGCAAGCACGGCAAGTTCGAGGAGCCGGTGGTGTCGTCGCTCACGCGGCAGACGCTGTCGGGGCTGGCGTACCTGCACCGCGAGGGCATCCTGCACCGCGACCTCAAGGCGGACAACATCCTGCTGGACCTGGACGGCACGTGCAAGATCAGCGACTTCGGCATCAGCAAGAAGACGGACAACATCTACGGCAACGACAAGACCAACTCGATGCAGGGGTCCGTCTTCTGGATGGCGCCCGAGGTGATCCGCTCCCAAGGCGAGGGCTACAGCGCCAAGGTGGACATCTGGTCGCTCGGCTGCGTCGTGCTCGAGATGttcgccggccgccgcccctggagcaaggaggaggccgtcggcgccatCTACAAGATCGCCAACGGCGAGACGCCGCCCATCCCCGACGACATTCGCGAGGAGATCAGCCCGATCGCGATCGCCTTTATGCTGGACTGCTTTACTGTGTAcgtttctttttttttctttttttttttttatctGCTTCTCTCTTCCTGTCTTCCCCCTTTTTTCCTGACTCTTTTTTACAATACAGAGACCCGACCGATCGGCCGACTGCCGACGTGCTCCTCTCACAGCATCCGTTCTGCGAGCTCGACCCCAACTACAGCTTCCTGGACACGGAGCTCTACGCCAAGATCCGGGGCACCTTCACTACTTAGCTGAGTTTGTGCATACCGAGTACGGTAGGATGAGGGGTAAGGGTCCAAAGGGGCCAAGGGGGCGGGGAGGAAGGAGGTGGCTGTGTCGAGCTTATTCGTGGTTACTAGTAGGTATGAATTTGTGGAATCCTCTTCGCCAGTGCGAGCCGGTGGCTGGGGGTGTTGCTGCCTGCCGGCGAAATCCTAACTCAATTCTTGTATGAAGTCAATTGGATAGGTATCCTAGGTAGTTACGCAGTCTCTCACCGTGTCTAAGTTTGAAGCTGCCCTAACTGCGTAGTTCAATAATTGTTGCGCCTGCTGGGTTCAATCGCTGCAGAAGACCTTGCGAGTTTGGTGAACTCACCTGTGCGCAGTAATCCGCGATGCGCCCCTGTTGCTTGACCCCGGCTTTCGGCTCACGGCACGGGTCATCTCTCGTGGCTGGACACGGGCAGGGGTGGCCTGTTGACAGAGACAACTTCCCTTTTCAGCTGCGGCTGTTTGGCCCGCTGTCAAGTTGTGCCTGGCTGGCACCTGATCAGCGGCGTGCATGTTCGAGaccccgcgccgcccgaccCCATTAGAAAAACAAACCCTTTTCATTAGAAAAACAACCCCTCTGGGCGGTCTGTGCGTCCCCCACCAAATTCTTGTAGCGCGCATCGCTACTGGTCGACTAGCTGAATGTCCCCACAGCATAACCTACAGCGCCTCTTATCGATAAAAAAATTCACGTGACCAGCAGCCCACTCTTGACAAGGAAGGCGGTCAAGGCAGGCAGTATTCCAGTGCTCACGACAATTTTTCTTTCAGCTTTGCACCCAATTCTATACCCTCTCGTAGAACAGCACTCCAAGCAATCATCCTCGGAGTCACAATTTCCCATTAAATCTGCATTTCCAGTTCCTAACACTAGCAGCATCGTCGATTTTCAGCGATTCCTGTCGCGACATTAAGCTTCGCTGCAAGGTGATGCGCGTTGCAAGATTTTGGTGGGGGACGCACAGACCGCCCAGAGGGGTTGTCTTTCTAATGAAAAGGGGTTGTTTTTTTAATGGGgtcgcgcgccgccctgccGGTGAGATCTGCTTTGCTGCTTGCGTGCGAGAAGACTTCGGAGAATTAAGGTTATCTTGAACGTTAACGGAGTGTAGAGCTGGCCTTGCACCGGTTATTCgaatacactacactacaaGCTTGTCATTACACTATTCCATTCCAACGTCAATAGTACCATGCTCGTGATAAATGGACAGCAGCGAGACCTGCGAACTCGACGGAGGCCAGGTTCCGCTGTCCAATTTGACCTGCACTGTCTTTCTAGGTAGGAAATTTTACTCATTTGCGTAGCAATTCTAGTGTACTGTACGGTATACACTAGTGAACGCACTCGATGCCACCCGGGTTGCGGGGTTCTGGTCGAGATCGGGACGCAGTCCTATATTCCGTGTGTAGTACGGAGCTACATACACGACCGACCATCCAACGTGGCATCAAGGAAAATTGTCCGGATGGAGAGAGACTGGGGTGGCTGAACGGACTCAGGGTTGCAGGGGTTGCAGGGGTTGCAGGGGTTGCAGGGCTGCGGTTGCCTTTTGCATGAATTCAAATCAGTTTCGATCCGTTTTGAGCAGCTCTTAGTTTCCCGATTCGTGAATCTCTGCAAGATACCATATTCATGAGATTAGGAGGGGATATCCCCGCAGCTGAAATATCGCTGCTTTGCTTCTTCGCTTTGCCCAGGGACAACGGCGGCCCCATTCACGCAGTGTATTCTGTCAGTTCCCCTTGCAGTCGATGCCAAGACTCGAGAGCTTCGAGACACCCAAGACGGGAAATACGATGTGGGACTGCAGACACCATGCAGGTCTTGGTATCTTGGCACGCGCATCGCTCGTTTCTCCCTGGCGTCCTGGTGTGAAGCCCTCGGTGCCGTGCGCCCCTTCTTCGCCCGCCACGATGGCTTTTTTCCATCGGCCCGGGTTCTTGCTTTTCGCCAGTCATCTCTGTCACTGGCTTtcgcggccgacggccgTCCCATGCCGACACTTGTCATTCTTTCTCGACGTCGCTCCTTCCGACTGCTCGTGTTCCGTCTCATGACGCCGTTGTTGCCGTGAACCCATTTTCGCATGGTTCCACGGCCCGCGCCGTTGCTCCCTGAACCGCAACACCCGGCTAACCTATGTTAGCGCTCTTGAGCGGATATTGAAGGGACCCCCAGGTACATGAACTGTTGCCCGTGGCCCGCTCACCCGTTGCCTCGGGGCCATTGTATCGCTTCTCGCCCACGCGTCCCTATCggggcgccgcggcctcgtcTTCTCTTCTAGTCAGCCATTGTCACCATGTTCCGCCTAAGGCGATCTCGCGTGCTGCTCGCCTGCGCCGTCGTCATTACTGTGCTGCTCTATCACGTCTACAAGAACTCGGCCCAATGGGATCACTCGCCCGAGATCTGGCGGGCCAAGACGGCGCCGCAGGCCGGGGCGCCGCAAGCCCAGCCGAAACCCGCGCACGACCGTGACCACGACCACGAGAAGCGCCCTGGGGACACGAGGCCACAGAAGCCGTCGCACGACCCTCGTCCtcccccgcctcctcctgatgctgctgccgccgccgccgatgacgagCCCTCTCCGACCCAGGGGGCGCCCACCATCCGGATCCCCGAGTTGAAGACGAGCGACGGGGTCAAGGGAGGATACAGTCTCCCCACCAAGGTCCCTTCGGTGCCCGAGGCGCAGTTGCCCTCTGGTCATGAGGAGCACGGAAAGCAGATCGGAGATGAGGGAATACACTTCGTGGACCCTCCGGCCAAGCACCAGGCGGACGTCATCGCGACTGCTACCACCGTCCACTGGACGAAACCCAGCGAGTGGTTTCCTGTGCCCGAGGAGTCGCTCATCCTGCTGCCTACTGGCAAGCCCAAGACCATTCCATCTGTCCAGTTCGCCTTTGCCGATgagtcgcccgccgccaaggcgaagCGTGAGCAGCGCCTGGCGAAGGTCAAGGAGGAAGCCGTGCACGCTTGGTCGGGTTATAAAAAGTACGCTTGGACTCACGACGAGCTGACTCCCGTCAGCAATGGCACCAAGGATCCGTTCTGCGGCTGGGCTGCGACCTTGGTCGACGCGTTGGATACGCTCTGGATCATGGGCTTGAAGGACGAGTTTGAGGATGCCGTCGAGGCTGTGAAAGAGATCGACTTCACCACGACCCCGTACCGAGATGAGATCCCCGTCTTCGAGACCACCATTCGCTATCTTGGCGGGCTGCTCGGTGCATACGACGTTGCCGGAGGGCATGACAGCAAGTATCGCGTCTTGCTCGACAAGGCAGTTGAGCTCGCCGAGATCCTCATGGGCGTCTTTGACACGCCCAACCGCATGCCGGTCCTCTACTACAACTGGAAGCCCGACTTCACCGTCAACCCCAAGCGAGCAtccaccggcgccggcgtggccgaACTGGGCACCCTGAGCATGGAGTTCAcccgcctcgcccagctcaCTGGCAAGAACAAATATTATGACGCAGTTGCTCGCATCAccgacgcgctcgaggacCTCCAGAACCGTGAGAATGGCACGGCCATTCCCGGCATCTTCCCCGAGCACCTGGATGCCTCCGGCTGCAACCGGTCTGCGCCCCTGCCTTCCACGCTGGAGATTAGCAGCGAGGCCGCGCAAAACCAAGCCAATGACGAT
Coding sequences within it:
- a CDS encoding glycoside hydrolase family 47 protein (CAZy_ID 269731), whose translation is MFRLRRSRVLLACAVVITVLLYHVYKNSAQWDHSPEIWRAKTAPQAGAPQAQPKPAHDRDHDHEKRPGDTRPQKPSHDPRPPPPPPDAAAAAADDEPSPTQGAPTIRIPELKTSDGVKGGYSLPTKVPSVPEAQLPSGHEEHGKQIGDEGIHFVDPPAKHQADVIATATTVHWTKPSEWFPVPEESLILLPTGKPKTIPSVQFAFADESPAAKAKREQRLAKVKEEAVHAWSGYKKYAWTHDELTPVSNGTKDPFCGWAATLVDALDTLWIMGLKDEFEDAVEAVKEIDFTTTPYRDEIPVFETTIRYLGGLLGAYDVAGGHDSKYRVLLDKAVELAEILMGVFDTPNRMPVLYYNWKPDFTVNPKRASTGAGVAELGTLSMEFTRLAQLTGKNKYYDAVARITDALEDLQNRENGTAIPGIFPEHLDASGCNRSAPLPSTLEISSEAAQNQANDDPQRASIEYDTGNNSSPDANEGDHGVQSGAGSHSGFHRGPRKRDGRPTTAPTPFTAKGLPADWDCVAQNLTAGGWGPGQYSMGGNQDSAYEYFPKQYVLLGGLVPKYRAMHEKVAEAVKKYLLFRPMAEGDPDILFSAKVLSSDGTAEKLTYDYEVTHLTCFLGGMFALGGKLFDRPEDVEVGKKLTDGCVWAYEVMPTGIMPEYAKAMPCKSQHDCHFDQAAWYEALDPNKEQREKEMEEYHAKTAEWQHQVDDLKTRQAEERNPRLTGGDESASPPDATGSPTKELVLPPKPQKPLTHEEFVSQQIQEQHLPSGFVSLNDKRYILRPEAIESVWYMYRITGDTEWQEKGWRMFNAVVRATRTAAGHSAIRNVAAVDGPPTLEDSMESFWLAETLKYFYLLFAPPDVISLDEWVLNTEAHPFRRPT